The Patescibacteria group bacterium genome window below encodes:
- a CDS encoding histidine phosphatase family protein translates to MKMKITFIRHGESVYNLKNFCNSRPNNKVVITPLGKKQAAKAAKELSREPFQAIFISQLIRTRQTADIINRFHKLPLIEDKRLNDRATGFEGKHVNYFYQWRSLQKSPFKSVPPGGESYEQMKTRLRLFLKDLRTSGLRNVLVVTHLPIIKAARGYFLELSNTAMDSWTEKQVPNCRIIQFKFPKRLNKK, encoded by the coding sequence ATGAAAATGAAAATAACTTTTATCAGGCACGGGGAGTCTGTTTACAATCTTAAAAATTTTTGTAATTCTCGTCCGAATAATAAGGTGGTGATTACTCCTTTAGGTAAAAAACAAGCCGCTAAAGCAGCCAAGGAGTTAAGTCGCGAGCCTTTTCAAGCTATTTTTATTTCGCAACTAATTAGAACCAGACAAACGGCTGATATTATAAATCGTTTTCATAAATTACCTTTAATTGAAGATAAAAGATTAAATGATAGGGCTACTGGTTTTGAAGGTAAGCATGTTAATTATTTCTATCAGTGGCGTAGTTTGCAAAAAAGCCCCTTTAAGTCTGTTCCGCCAGGGGGAGAGTCATATGAGCAAATGAAAACCAGATTAAGGCTTTTTTTAAAAGACTTACGCACCAGTGGTCTAAGAAACGTTTTGGTTGTTACTCATCTGCCGATCATTAAGGCCGCCAGAGGCTATTTTTTGGAGCTTTCCAATACGGCCATGGATTCTTGGACAGAAAAACAGGTACCAAATTGCAGGATTATACAATTTAAATTCCCCAAGAGACTTAATAAAAAGTAA
- the metG gene encoding methionine--tRNA ligase, translating to MNNNQTEDSLPSVPSLPKKVFIGVAWPYVNGNIHFGHLAGYLLPADFLARFYRLTGAEVLMVSGSDCFGTPITIEADKRNMTPEEVVNEYHPKHEALFKELNLSFDLYTKTDNPVHLRVVQDVFITLAKKGFIYTESSEQYYSESENRFLPDRYVEGECPKCGDKEARSDQCDECGSVLSQGELINPVSKMTKQPVGMKTTEHYFFNWPKLNDFLKDYLKDKKAPWRDWVYNEAAQWLNEGLKPRAITRDLDWGVPIPKDRLPKELRIAGTDHKRIYVWFEAVIGYLSASIKWSEEETGNSEKWKDFWYDQEAKHYYFAGKDNLVFHALFWPGQLHSYDEKLHLPDMPAINQFLTLNDQAFSKSFGVTLDPKKMLLDFDLDLIRFYLCLIMPENKDSDFNWDDFIAKTNNLLIANLGNFIFRSLKLAQDLDLKETQADEKVVKLCEQTLIEAKQLMINCKFKAYGEKVLELSAYANKYLSDTAPWQLRKTDPKAADKVLVGALTAVVTLNILIAPLIPKTADLLSTMLSLETEEKRQWPKEGELQNIVKMIKIKEAEPLFKKIELKTEGFNEKYK from the coding sequence ATGAATAATAATCAAACTGAAGATTCTTTACCTTCTGTACCTTCTTTACCTAAAAAGGTTTTTATCGGGGTGGCTTGGCCTTATGTTAACGGTAATATCCACTTTGGACACTTGGCGGGTTATCTTCTGCCAGCCGACTTTTTGGCTCGTTTCTATCGCCTAACAGGTGCGGAGGTCTTAATGGTCTCTGGTTCAGACTGTTTTGGCACACCCATTACCATTGAAGCAGATAAAAGAAACATGACGCCCGAAGAAGTGGTTAATGAATATCACCCCAAACATGAAGCGCTTTTTAAAGAACTTAACCTTAGTTTTGATCTTTACACTAAAACAGACAACCCGGTTCATCTTAGGGTTGTTCAAGATGTTTTTATTACTTTGGCTAAAAAGGGTTTTATCTATACCGAATCTTCAGAGCAATATTATTCGGAAAGCGAAAACAGATTCTTACCAGACCGTTACGTAGAAGGAGAATGCCCCAAATGCGGAGACAAAGAAGCCAGAAGCGATCAATGCGATGAATGCGGTTCTGTTTTATCACAAGGCGAATTAATTAATCCGGTAAGTAAAATGACTAAACAACCTGTTGGGATGAAAACCACCGAACATTATTTCTTTAACTGGCCTAAACTTAATGACTTTTTAAAAGATTATCTAAAAGATAAAAAAGCTCCCTGGAGAGATTGGGTATATAACGAAGCAGCTCAATGGCTTAATGAAGGTCTTAAACCAAGGGCTATTACCAGAGATTTAGACTGGGGCGTACCTATTCCAAAAGACAGACTACCCAAAGAGCTGAGAATAGCGGGCACAGATCATAAAAGAATCTATGTTTGGTTTGAAGCGGTAATTGGTTATTTATCTGCTTCCATTAAATGGAGTGAAGAAGAAACCGGAAACAGTGAAAAGTGGAAAGATTTTTGGTATGACCAGGAAGCTAAGCACTACTACTTTGCCGGTAAAGATAATTTAGTTTTCCATGCTCTTTTTTGGCCAGGACAACTCCATAGTTATGACGAAAAATTACACTTACCAGATATGCCAGCCATTAACCAATTTTTAACTCTTAATGACCAAGCTTTTTCCAAAAGTTTTGGAGTTACTTTGGACCCCAAGAAAATGCTACTTGACTTTGATCTTGATCTTATCCGCTTTTATCTTTGTCTTATTATGCCTGAAAACAAAGACAGTGACTTTAACTGGGATGACTTTATCGCCAAAACCAATAATCTTTTAATTGCCAACCTCGGTAATTTTATCTTCCGTTCTCTTAAATTAGCCCAAGATCTTGATCTAAAAGAAACCCAAGCCGATGAAAAAGTAGTTAAGCTTTGTGAACAAACCCTTATTGAAGCTAAACAACTCATGATTAATTGCAAATTTAAAGCTTATGGGGAAAAAGTACTTGAACTCTCTGCTTATGCCAATAAATATTTAAGCGATACCGCCCCCTGGCAACTTAGGAAAACCGATCCAAAAGCTGCAGATAAAGTCCTGGTTGGTGCCTTAACCGCTGTAGTAACCCTTAATATCCTAATAGCTCCTCTTATACCTAAAACCGCAGATCTTTTAAGTACAATGCTTAGCCTAGAAACCGAAGAAAAAAGACAATGGCCTAAAGAAGGAGAATTACAAAATATCGTTAAAATGATAAAGATCAAAGAAGCTGAGCCTCTCTTTAAAAAGATTGAACTTAAAACAGAGGGTTTTAATGAGAAGTATAAGTAA
- a CDS encoding FAD-binding oxidoreductase, translating into MNHSPWLKQLNSKRKYVRLTGKARAEAVIVGAGIAGITTAYYLLTKTDKQVIILEADRLAHGATGHNAGQVTSYLERPFVQLVEDFGLKLACEGVASIEHAWNLLEEILEETSLPVPFYHCHGYAGYSTLEQLLLRLDEESLRRKGGLAAREWLIIDDPAILLRIPDDLLAFCRIVSRQDIKDVLETDSDLYIAAKASRKGCLNSALFCEQLVSWFDHHYPNRFALFEKTPVNSVDLSHNEAICQTDQGEVIAERVILCTNGFENIKLKNHDGLDIDGRFHEKLYGTIGYMAGYHTKENRPPAALSYFEEKSQEALDPYIYLTRRPTDYKEPGARGENLVCLGGPEVSLGEKTSYNRHEHGYPEWAAKEIDEFMKRTYRNYPKDMDFDYIWHGLMGYTVNGVRLVGFEPCNHRLLYNLGCNGVGILPSIFGAERISKLIKGEVLPISIFDPQDQRCLLPET; encoded by the coding sequence ATGAATCATTCACCTTGGCTTAAACAGCTTAATTCGAAAAGAAAATATGTTCGTTTAACCGGTAAGGCTAGGGCCGAGGCGGTAATTGTTGGAGCCGGTATTGCCGGTATTACCACTGCTTATTATCTTTTAACCAAGACAGATAAGCAAGTTATTATTTTAGAAGCGGATCGTTTAGCTCATGGCGCTACCGGACATAACGCCGGACAAGTAACCAGTTATCTTGAAAGACCTTTTGTGCAGCTGGTGGAAGACTTTGGTCTTAAGTTGGCTTGTGAAGGAGTTGCTTCTATTGAACATGCCTGGAATTTACTTGAAGAAATACTTGAAGAAACTTCTTTGCCAGTACCTTTTTATCATTGTCATGGTTATGCCGGTTACAGTACCCTAGAACAACTTCTTTTACGACTTGATGAAGAGTCTTTAAGACGAAAAGGAGGTCTGGCGGCTCGTGAATGGTTAATTATTGATGACCCCGCTATATTATTACGTATCCCGGATGACCTTTTAGCTTTTTGCCGAATAGTATCACGCCAAGACATTAAAGATGTTTTGGAAACCGATTCAGACCTTTATATAGCTGCCAAAGCTTCTCGTAAGGGTTGTCTTAATAGCGCTTTGTTCTGTGAGCAACTGGTGTCTTGGTTTGATCATCATTACCCTAATCGTTTTGCGCTATTTGAAAAGACTCCAGTTAACTCGGTTGATTTATCTCATAATGAAGCTATTTGCCAAACAGACCAAGGAGAAGTTATCGCCGAACGTGTTATTTTATGCACCAACGGTTTTGAAAATATTAAACTTAAGAATCATGACGGGCTGGATATAGACGGACGTTTTCATGAAAAGCTTTATGGTACTATTGGGTATATGGCCGGTTATCATACAAAGGAGAATAGACCACCGGCGGCTTTAAGTTATTTTGAAGAAAAATCACAAGAGGCTCTTGATCCTTATATATATTTAACCAGGCGCCCAACTGATTACAAGGAGCCAGGAGCTCGGGGAGAGAATTTAGTTTGTCTCGGGGGACCGGAGGTAAGCTTGGGAGAAAAGACTTCTTATAACAGGCATGAACATGGTTATCCAGAATGGGCAGCTAAAGAAATTGATGAGTTTATGAAAAGAACCTATCGTAATTATCCTAAAGACATGGATTTTGATTACATCTGGCACGGTTTAATGGGTTATACGGTTAACGGAGTAAGACTAGTTGGCTTTGAGCCTTGTAATCATCGTTTGCTTTATAATTTAGGTTGTAACGGAGTGGGTATTTTACCCTCTATTTTTGGGGCAGAAAGAATCTCTAAATTAATCAAAGGAGAAGTTCTCCCAATCTCAATTTTTGATCCCCAGGATCAAAGATGTTTATTGCCGGAGACTTAG
- a CDS encoding ABC transporter ATP-binding protein: MKLTFNYLKMHKKKLVLILGLATINQVFSLLDPQIFRLLIDNYATRVGELSRAEFLQGVMLLLLASVIIALISRIAKNFQDYYVSFVTQHIGTSLYARAIKHSLGLPYFVFEDQKSGEILQKIQKARLDNQAIITGAINIVFVAMVGLIFVLIYSAIVHWAIFLAFFLLLPSLGSLTFLISKKIKAAQQAIVSHMGALAGSTTETLRNVELVKSLGLENQETERLNKVNLEILELELKKIKLVRTLSFIQGSLINLCRSGLLFLMLWLMFTESISLGQFFSLLFYSFFIFNPLYELSNVASQYQEAKASNEVLDEILKMEPEKTEGRDKEIDKISSLEFKNVGFSYSSAKEEALSDISLSINSGQNISFVGPSGAGKTSLIKLLLGLYNPSSGQIMINGLDMQTIKLESFKQKISYVSQDTQLFAGTIKENLLFVNPEASDQECLAALKQASAMSLTERGDKGLETRIGEGGLKISGGEKQRLAIARALLRQPSLIIFDEATSSLDSITEQAIIDTIKDIAKARPDLIIIQIAHRLSTILHSDRIYVLEKGHLAEAGNHESLLQEKNLYAALWRQQNGEG, from the coding sequence ATGAAACTAACCTTTAATTACCTTAAGATGCATAAAAAGAAATTAGTCCTGATTCTTGGTTTAGCTACCATCAACCAGGTATTTTCTTTATTGGATCCGCAAATCTTTCGTCTCTTAATAGATAATTACGCTACCCGAGTGGGCGAGCTATCCCGAGCTGAATTCTTACAAGGCGTAATGCTCTTACTCTTAGCTTCTGTCATTATAGCCTTAATTTCTCGTATTGCCAAAAACTTCCAGGACTATTACGTAAGTTTTGTTACCCAACATATTGGTACCTCTTTGTATGCTAGAGCCATTAAACATTCTCTTGGACTGCCATACTTTGTCTTTGAGGATCAAAAATCCGGAGAGATTCTGCAAAAAATACAAAAAGCCAGATTAGATAATCAGGCGATTATTACTGGGGCAATAAATATTGTCTTTGTAGCCATGGTGGGATTAATCTTTGTACTTATTTACTCCGCCATTGTCCATTGGGCGATTTTTCTGGCTTTCTTTTTACTACTTCCCTCTTTGGGTAGCTTAACTTTTTTGATCAGTAAAAAGATCAAAGCCGCCCAACAAGCCATTGTTTCACACATGGGCGCTTTAGCGGGTTCCACCACTGAGACTCTGCGTAACGTGGAGTTAGTTAAAAGTTTAGGCTTAGAGAACCAAGAAACCGAGAGACTTAATAAAGTTAATTTAGAGATTCTTGAGTTGGAGTTAAAAAAGATAAAACTGGTTCGTACCTTAAGCTTTATCCAGGGTAGTTTGATTAATCTTTGCCGTAGCGGCCTACTCTTTTTAATGCTTTGGCTGATGTTTACCGAGTCTATCAGCTTAGGACAATTCTTTAGCTTACTCTTCTACTCTTTCTTTATCTTTAACCCCCTATATGAATTAAGTAACGTAGCCTCGCAATATCAAGAAGCTAAAGCCAGTAACGAAGTCTTAGATGAGATCTTAAAAATGGAGCCAGAAAAGACCGAGGGTAGAGATAAAGAGATAGATAAAATTTCCTCTTTGGAGTTTAAAAATGTCGGTTTTTCATATAGCTCCGCCAAAGAAGAAGCTTTATCAGATATTTCCCTATCCATTAACTCCGGCCAAAATATCTCTTTTGTGGGTCCATCAGGTGCTGGGAAGACAAGCTTAATTAAGCTCCTTTTGGGTCTGTATAACCCCAGTAGCGGGCAAATTATGATTAATGGCCTGGATATGCAAACGATTAAGCTTGAATCTTTTAAACAAAAGATTAGCTATGTTTCACAAGACACCCAACTTTTTGCCGGCACCATTAAAGAAAACCTTCTCTTTGTTAACCCAGAAGCCTCAGACCAAGAGTGTCTAGCTGCCTTAAAGCAAGCCTCCGCCATGAGTCTAACAGAACGTGGAGACAAAGGTCTTGAAACCCGTATCGGTGAGGGTGGGCTAAAGATCTCTGGTGGAGAAAAACAACGCCTAGCCATTGCCAGAGCTCTTTTAAGACAACCTAGCCTAATAATCTTTGATGAAGCTACTTCCAGCTTAGATAGTATAACAGAGCAAGCGATTATAGATACCATTAAAGATATTGCCAAAGCCAGACCTGATTTAATTATTATCCAAATAGCCCATAGGCTTTCCACTATCCTACACTCAGATAGAATCTATGTTCTTGAAAAAGGTCATTTAGCCGAAGCCGGTAATCATGAATCTCTACTACAAGAAAAAAATCTTTACGCGGCTCTATGGAGACAACAAAACGGAGAAGGGTAA
- the eno gene encoding phosphopyruvate hydratase: protein MKILSIKAREILDSRGYPTVEAEVILENGLKAKASVPSGASTGTYEALELRDGRLERFAGRGILKAIKNLEGPIAQALAGMSVFEQENLDQAMLELDGTDNKEKLGANAILAVSLACARAASLARQQPLYLYLSELAGQRVKREVEIIPLMNVLNGGAHAGWTTDIQEYMLVPKGAKTFAEKLRSGVEIYYALKEIIKENGYGTNLGDEGGFAPEVKDNEEPFKMILSAIEKAGYKAGEEVSLAIDAAASEWHRNGQYHLNKQGIMDAGRLMDWYGDLIKKYPLISLEDPFGEDDWSAWTEFMEKVKDKVMVVGDDLYVTNVSRIERGLQAKATSAVLIKPNQIGTVTETLKAIALARQSGQKIVISHRSGETNDDYIADLAVAVQADYLKAGAPARGERVAKYNRLMEIEEELAE, encoded by the coding sequence ATGAAAATATTATCAATTAAAGCCCGAGAGATTTTGGATAGCCGAGGTTATCCCACAGTGGAAGCTGAGGTTATTTTGGAGAATGGTTTAAAGGCTAAGGCCTCGGTACCTTCCGGTGCCTCTACCGGTACCTATGAAGCCCTGGAGCTACGAGATGGTCGCCTTGAACGTTTTGCCGGCAGAGGCATCTTGAAGGCTATTAAGAACCTAGAAGGCCCAATAGCCCAAGCTCTTGCGGGCATGTCGGTCTTTGAACAGGAGAATCTGGATCAGGCTATGCTTGAATTAGACGGTACGGATAATAAAGAGAAATTGGGAGCTAACGCAATTTTAGCTGTCTCTTTAGCCTGTGCCAGAGCTGCTTCTTTAGCTAGACAACAACCTCTTTATCTTTATCTTTCTGAGCTTGCCGGACAAAGAGTAAAAAGAGAAGTTGAAATTATTCCCTTAATGAATGTTTTAAACGGTGGAGCTCATGCCGGTTGGACGACAGATATCCAAGAATATATGTTGGTGCCAAAGGGAGCAAAAACTTTTGCGGAAAAACTTCGTTCAGGAGTTGAAATCTATTATGCCTTAAAAGAAATTATTAAAGAAAACGGTTATGGCACTAACCTCGGGGATGAAGGTGGTTTTGCGCCAGAAGTTAAAGACAATGAAGAGCCTTTTAAGATGATATTATCTGCCATTGAAAAAGCTGGTTATAAGGCTGGGGAGGAAGTTAGTTTAGCTATTGATGCCGCTGCTTCAGAGTGGCATCGTAATGGACAGTATCATCTTAACAAGCAGGGGATAATGGACGCTGGTCGTTTAATGGATTGGTATGGTGATTTAATTAAAAAGTACCCGCTTATTTCTTTGGAAGATCCTTTTGGCGAAGACGATTGGAGCGCCTGGACTGAGTTTATGGAAAAAGTTAAAGATAAGGTTATGGTTGTTGGGGACGATCTTTATGTTACCAATGTTTCAAGAATTGAAAGAGGTTTGCAAGCCAAGGCCACTTCGGCGGTTTTAATTAAACCTAACCAAATAGGCACAGTAACTGAAACTCTTAAGGCTATAGCCCTTGCCAGACAAAGCGGACAAAAGATAGTTATTTCTCATCGTAGTGGAGAAACCAATGATGACTATATTGCCGACTTGGCGGTAGCTGTTCAGGCGGACTACCTTAAAGCCGGTGCTCCAGCCAGGGGAGAAAGAGTAGCTAAATATAACCGGTTGATGGAGATAGAAGAAGAGTTGGCTGAATAG
- the gyrB gene encoding DNA topoisomerase (ATP-hydrolyzing) subunit B — MAKTPKKNPQAYDATSITVLEGLDPVRKRPGMYIGSTSSSGLHHLIWEIVDNGIDEAMAGHASEITVELLPDNMVRVNDNGRGIPVDIHKATKVSALETIMTTLHAGGKFGGGGYKVSGGLHGVGASVVNALSSYLKAEVYKDGQIWVQEYKRGIPVKKVAPVGKTKKNGTAITFQADSEIFEDLEYNWGKIMDRLRQQAYLNKGITIRLYDNRKDHTPKEHTFHFESGIQTYIRSMHRNYSVKNETIFYVDKVINDSRVETALQYNDGFNENVLTFANNIINPGGGSHLIGFRGALTRTLNNYARSKNLLKEKDENLTGEDVREGLTAVISVKLPNPQFEGQTKDKLGNAEMKTYVEQVVSEALATFLEENPKEAEAIIAKCFLSAQARMAARTARASILRKGALEGMTLPGKLADCSSRNPEDSELYIVEGDSAGGSAKQGRDRSFQAILPLRGKILNVERARLDKMLANNEIKNLVIALGTNIQEQFDITKLRYHRIIIMTDADVDGAHIRTLLLTLFFRHFHDLIMAGHLYIAQPPLYQLKQGSNIRYAYSDEEKNSIITEMGGEVVENIEEIEGNTEDNDGDKEKEDEEKTEEGEEAQEKDTTKGKGKGKETPTVKKIGIQRYKGLGEMNPGQLWETTMDPKTRLTKVVTIEDGVKANEIFETLMGGDVAPRKHFIQTHAQKVENLDI; from the coding sequence ATGGCCAAAACTCCTAAGAAAAATCCTCAAGCTTATGACGCCACTTCCATTACCGTTTTGGAAGGTCTTGATCCGGTTCGTAAAAGACCGGGTATGTATATTGGTTCCACTTCTTCAAGTGGACTGCACCATTTGATTTGGGAAATCGTTGATAATGGTATCGACGAAGCCATGGCTGGACACGCTAGCGAAATAACCGTTGAGCTTTTGCCAGACAATATGGTAAGGGTGAACGACAACGGACGAGGTATTCCTGTAGATATTCATAAGGCCACCAAGGTCTCTGCTTTAGAGACCATTATGACCACTCTACACGCTGGTGGTAAATTCGGTGGTGGAGGCTATAAAGTCTCAGGGGGTTTACATGGCGTAGGAGCTAGCGTAGTTAACGCCTTAAGCTCTTATCTTAAAGCCGAGGTATATAAAGACGGACAAATTTGGGTTCAAGAATATAAAAGAGGTATACCTGTTAAAAAAGTAGCGCCTGTTGGTAAAACCAAAAAGAACGGCACAGCTATTACCTTTCAGGCTGATTCCGAGATATTTGAAGACCTTGAATATAATTGGGGTAAAATTATGGATCGCCTAAGACAACAAGCTTATCTTAACAAGGGTATTACCATTCGCCTTTATGATAATCGTAAAGATCATACCCCCAAAGAACACACCTTTCATTTTGAAAGCGGTATCCAAACCTATATCCGTTCTATGCATAGAAACTATAGCGTTAAAAATGAAACTATTTTTTATGTAGATAAAGTCATTAATGATAGCCGAGTAGAAACAGCCCTGCAATATAATGACGGCTTTAATGAAAATGTTCTGACTTTTGCCAATAATATTATCAACCCAGGTGGCGGTTCACATTTGATCGGTTTTAGAGGTGCCCTAACTCGTACCCTGAACAACTATGCTCGCTCTAAAAATCTCTTAAAAGAAAAAGATGAGAACCTAACTGGTGAGGACGTACGTGAAGGTTTAACCGCCGTAATTAGTGTTAAACTACCTAATCCGCAATTTGAAGGACAAACTAAAGACAAATTAGGTAACGCAGAAATGAAAACCTATGTTGAGCAAGTGGTGAGCGAAGCCTTAGCTACCTTTTTGGAAGAAAACCCTAAAGAAGCTGAAGCTATTATTGCTAAATGTTTTCTCTCAGCCCAAGCCCGCATGGCCGCCCGCACAGCCAGAGCTTCTATTTTAAGAAAAGGTGCTTTGGAGGGTATGACTCTGCCCGGTAAACTAGCAGATTGTTCAAGTCGTAATCCCGAAGACTCCGAACTATATATAGTAGAGGGAGACTCGGCCGGCGGTAGTGCTAAACAAGGCCGAGATAGAAGTTTCCAAGCAATTTTGCCATTGCGTGGTAAAATTCTTAACGTGGAAAGGGCTAGGTTAGATAAAATGTTAGCTAATAATGAAATAAAAAATTTGGTTATCGCTTTAGGTACTAATATCCAAGAACAGTTTGATATTACCAAGCTACGCTATCACCGTATTATTATCATGACCGACGCCGACGTAGACGGAGCCCATATTCGTACCCTATTGTTAACTCTCTTCTTTAGGCATTTTCATGATCTAATTATGGCCGGACATCTTTATATCGCCCAACCGCCTTTATACCAACTTAAACAAGGCTCAAATATCCGCTATGCCTATTCTGATGAAGAAAAGAATTCCATTATAACCGAAATGGGCGGTGAAGTTGTAGAAAACATTGAAGAGATTGAAGGAAATACTGAAGATAATGATGGCGATAAAGAAAAAGAAGATGAGGAAAAAACAGAAGAAGGTGAAGAAGCTCAAGAAAAAGATACAACAAAAGGTAAAGGAAAGGGTAAAGAAACTCCAACTGTTAAAAAGATTGGTATCCAGCGCTATAAGGGTCTTGGAGAAATGAACCCGGGACAGCTTTGGGAGACTACGATGGATCCAAAAACTAGATTAACTAAGGTGGTAACCATTGAAGACGGAGTTAAGGCCAATGAAATTTTTGAAACCTTAATGGGTGGCGATGTAGCTCCTCGTAAACACTTTATCCAAACTCACGCCCAAAAGGTGGAGAATTTGGATATTTAA